Sequence from the Verrucomicrobiota bacterium genome:
AGTTGTGAAGCAGCATGAATCCGCTCCCGTCCGAGTTCATCTTGAACACTGTGCCGGCACCACTGCTGCCGCCAGCGTCCGTCGTGCCGTAAAGCGCGCCGTCGGGTCCCAGAATTTCGGAGACCGGAGTTTGTCCATCAATACCGTTGAAGCTGTGTAGCACTTGGTTGACATAGGCGCCCGTTCCGTCCTTGCTAAGTTTGAATACAGTGCCTCCGCCATAGCTGCCACCCCACCCGGTGACGCCGTAAAGCGCGCCGTCGGTCCCCAGCACCGCGCCTATGGGAACTACGCCATCACCTTCGGTCAAACCGAAATTCCAGAGCACTGTGTAGCCAGTCCCGTCAGGGTTCATCTTGAACACTGTGCCAAAACCGCTGGGAGTGCCTAAATCGTCGGGAATGCCGCCATTTTCGGTCGTCCCGTAGATCGCGCCGTCACTTCCCTGCGCCAAGCCAGTGATGGCACCCGGACCAGATCCGTCCGAGCCACTGAAGTTGTGGAGCACCGTGAAGCCGCTCCCGTCCGAGTTCACCTTGAACACTGTGCCATCACCGGTGTCGCCGCCACTGTAAGTCATCCCGTAGAACGCGCCGTCAGTCCCCTGAAGCACTCTTGAGGGATACGCCCCGTCAGGTCCGCTGAAAGTGTGGAGCGTTGTGTAAGAATAGCTGCCAGTCCCGTCCGGGGTCAGCTTGAACACCGAGCCGCCACTGGAGTGCGTTGTCCCGTAGAGCGCACCGTCGCTTCCCTGCACAATGGCGTTATTCGCATTACCACCGTCAGAGCTGCTGAAATCGTGGATCACTCTATAAGTGTAGCCGCCGGTTCCGTCCGGGGTCAGCTTGAACACCGTGCCGAGGCCGCTGCTGCCGCCTAATTCCGTAACCCCGTAGAACGCGCCATCAGACGCCTGCATCAGGCCAACAGGATTTTGACCGGATTGGTCTCCAAATTCGAAGGACTCCAGGGTTTGAAAGCCGCATGGGGTAACCGTAACCTGCGCCAGCCCACTGAAGCTGACAGCCATCGTGGAAATGAGCAGCAGGACACGGCCTGCTGCGACGAACTGTTTGAACGCCGACGGGAGGACCAGCCGCGTGTATAAGTGTGTTTTCATGGTTTTGTTTGGATTTGTTGGTTTGACTGCATACCCCTTTCAAAAGGATTGGCCGGGGAGAGTTACAGGAAATCGACGGAAAAATGGAGTGGTGGAGTGCTGGAGCGGTGGAAAAGACACGGCAGACGTCAGCTTTTGCTCCCGTCAAGGGTGCGCCAAGCATTTGCGTAAGTAGTTGAAACCTGGCAAATCCGAAATCCGAAATCCGAAATCCGAAATCCGAATGCCAGACGTCAAGCACAGAGACTTGCCCCGAAGGTTAGAGCGGCGCTGTGCGCCCGTTCCGGCATCCTTTCCTTCCTTGTCAACAGGCATCCCAGGGCACAAGATATTGGCGTGAGCGAAAGCAATATCTCAACTCTTAGGCCGGCCATCACGCCAGAGGCACCGCCGCTGCGCGTGGACGAGCAGCAAGTGATTCGCGTCGGCAGCACGCGCGTGACGCTGGACACGATCGTGGCGGCATTCCAACGCGGCGATACGCCGGAAGAGATTACTCGCAATTACGATGCGCTGTCCCTTGGCGAGGTTTATCAGGCCATCGGTTACTACCTGGCACACGAAACCGAGGTGGATGCGTATCTGGAGCGACGCGGGGTTTCACGCGCGGCGATTCAAAAGGAAGTAGAGGCACAGCATAACCCGAACGGCACTCGCGAGCGCCTGCTGGCGCGCCGGAAGCAACCTGTCTGATGCTCCGGTTCGTCGCGGACGAGAATTTCAACGGGTAGGGCGCGTCAGTCCTCTGCGCGCCGTTTTCATAATGGAACAGTTCGGCGCGCACGGAGTGACGCGCCCTACCTTTGGAAATTTTGGAGAAAACGTTGCGTGAGAAAGGTCAGTCACCATAGCAAGCGTGAAGTCGCCTTGGCGGCTTTGCGCAAGGAGAGCGACCGCGCGTTGTTGGACTTGATTCGACGCCGCCTGGCCTTGCCGGTGGCGAAGCGGATGAATATTTTGCGCGTGCGGTTGCCAGGTGGCGGGTCGCATTTGTGAGGGAATTCAGAGACCGGCGGGACGCCCGCCCTACTTTTCGGTTTTTTGCAACTCAGTCAGTTTCTGCTTCCATTCGGTGACTTTGTCTGACTGGCCCGTGGCTTCGTAGAGTTGGACCAAACGCTGAAGCGTTTCCTTGAGACGCGGCTTGCCGATGGCGGGAATCTTGTCTTCGCGCTGCTTCATCCCTGCGTAGCCGGAGACCAAAAAAAGCTCAGCCTCTGCGTATTTTTTCTGTCCCAGCAGGGTGCCCCCCAGCAAGCTCCGAGCATTAAAGGTCAACCAACTGTCTGGCTGCGTCTTCTCCCGGATAGCCAGGCACTCACGGGCCGGTCTTTCTGCCTCCACGAACTTCTCCCTTTGAAGCAAACCCGTGGTGAATGACGCAAGCTCGCTGGCATACGGGTCGGTGCGAGACTCCCGGTAAGGCACGTTGGCTTGGTAAAGCTTCACGCGCGCGAGGTAATCTGCTTTTTCCTTCTCACTCAGTAACAACGCAATCGCCTCCTGCTGGGCACTGACGGCCTTGGAAAAGTCGCCGAACTCTGCGTAAGCGGCAGCTAAGGTGTCGAGCAATCTTGGGTCCTTGCGGTCTGTCGCTGCCACCGCTTTTTCCGCGAAGGCCACCGCACGCTGTCCGTCGCGCAAACTTGGATCCTCACTCGTTGCCAGATCCCAAGCCAGGTCATTGATCGCAACAGCGTTCCCGGCCCCCGCGGCGCCAGCGCGAATCCCCAACGCTTCTCGAAGAGCCGCCTCGGCATCGGCTGGCTTGCCCTCCAACCGGAGTATGAGTCGCAGCAAATCGAGAGAGGCGGCCATCCGTTCGTCGGGGGGTGATCTCCTGCGGTTCGCCAAGTCGTCGCGAACCATTTGCTCTGCTTCCTGAGGCTTGCCATGATGAAGGAACATCTTGGCCAAGCTGGCGAACGAGCTAGCTACTAAAGGATGGTTATCCCCCAACACCTTTCGCCTCATCGCCAGCGCCTGAGTGTGCAACTCTTCCGCCTCAACCCATTTGCCTTCCACGTCGAGCACCCCGGTAAGTCTTATCAGTGCGGTGGCCAAAGCCGGACTTTCCTTCTCGCCGAGCTGCCTCCACATGGCTAGCGCCTCGCGCTGCACCGATTCGGCCTCAGCCAACTTGTCCAACTTCGAGAGCACGGTGCCCAGGGCGTTGAGCGCAGTTGCCACATCCCGATCTGGAGTCGCCCTGCCGCGCAACCGCCGCCACATCTCCAAACCTTCCCGGGCCGGTTTCTCGGCCTCCACGACCCTGCCTCCAAACTGGAGCGTGTCGCTGAGACTGATGAGTGACTCGGCTACGTCTGGATGGTCATTAGTGAAGACTGCCCTTCGGATCGCCAGCGCTCTGCCCTTGACGGTTTCAGCCTCGGCCAGCTCATGTTGCTCGTGTAGTACACGCCCGAGGCCATGGAGTGACGCGGCCACCGATGCATTCGTGCCCCCAAAAAGCGTTTCACTTAGCTTCAAGGCCTGTTCGTACATCGCTTTAGCCTTTGGATAATCGCCCGAGTCGAAGTAGGCGGTCCCAATGGTACTCAGCAGTTCCGCCTCGACCTCGGGCTGGCTGACGAGGTCCTTGCCCACCCGCTCCGCGGTTTTGTCCAGAATCTCCTGCAACATCTTCGTGTCGCGGCCCAATGCCACCGACGGGCCAACTCCCTTGAGCATGTCCTTGAGGAATTGGGATACCGTCTCGGCCCTTTGCTCGGAGGCGAGGGCGCGTTGACGGTCGGCCTTTTCTTTGAGGAACATCCAGGTGGAGACGCCCAGGCCAATAATCAATGCGGCAGCCACGGCGCTCGTGGCCGCGACGGCGATTTTGTTCCGGCGAACCAGTTTCTGGAAACGGTAGGCCGCGCTCGGGGGTCGGGCCACGACCGGCTCGTTGGCCAGATGGCGTTGGATGTCCATCGCCAGACCGTTGGCCGATTCGTAACGGCGCGCGCGGTCTTTCTCCAGCGCCTTCATCACGATCCAGTCCAGATCGCCGCGCAGGAGGTTGGGCAGTTTGGCAGATTCGATCTGGCGGCGTTGCGCCACGGTGGTCAGTTCCTGTTCCGTCAGGGTCGTCAAGCGCGTGGACGGACGCGGCGGTTCATTTTCGCGGATGACGCGGAGGATTTCGTCGAGGGCGGAACGGCGAAGTCCTTCCAAATCAAAGGGCGGGTGGCCGGTGAGCAGTTCGTAGAGCAGGACGCCCAGACTGTAAATGTCGCTCCGGGTGTCAATGTCCAGACCGCCCAGGCCGGCTTGTTCCGGGCTCATGTAAGCGGGCGTGCCGAGGAATTGCTCGAAGGCGGTGAAGAGGGTTTTGTCCGTGAGCCGCTGGTCGGTGGTGGCCTTGGCGATGCCGAAGTCAATGACCTTGGGCATCGGCGCGCCATCCTGTTCGGTGACGAGAATGTTCGAGGGCTTGAGGTCGCGGTGGATGATGCCCTTCTGATGCGCGTGCTGGATCGCCTGGCAAACGGGAATGAACAGGTCGAGGCGCTGGCGCGTGGAGAGTTTTTGCTGGTCGCAGTAGCTGGTGATCTTGACGCCGCGCACCAGTTCCATGACGAAGTACGGGCGACCAGCGGAAAGTTGAGAGTTGGGAGTTGAGAGTTGAGAGTGGACGGCCCCCTCACCCCGCCCCTCTCCCCCAGCGGGGGAGAGGGTGTCCGAAGGACGGGTGAGGGGGCGCTCAGTTGAACCTGCATCGAG
This genomic interval carries:
- a CDS encoding tetratricopeptide repeat protein, yielding MPESRTCSRCGAELPSDAPGGHCLQCLLQLGLAAQEKTAQFGVPPSGGQSEEPAKAGTPSAVTTPLLAEKPGDRIGHYKLLQQIGEGGCGIVYMAEQEEPVRRRVALKIIKLGMDTRNVIARFEAERQALAIMDHPNIAKVLDAGSTERPLTRPSDTLSPAGGEGRGEGAVHSQLSTPNSQLSAGRPYFVMELVRGVKITSYCDQQKLSTRQRLDLFIPVCQAIQHAHQKGIIHRDLKPSNILVTEQDGAPMPKVIDFGIAKATTDQRLTDKTLFTAFEQFLGTPAYMSPEQAGLGGLDIDTRSDIYSLGVLLYELLTGHPPFDLEGLRRSALDEILRVIRENEPPRPSTRLTTLTEQELTTVAQRRQIESAKLPNLLRGDLDWIVMKALEKDRARRYESANGLAMDIQRHLANEPVVARPPSAAYRFQKLVRRNKIAVAATSAVAAALIIGLGVSTWMFLKEKADRQRALASEQRAETVSQFLKDMLKGVGPSVALGRDTKMLQEILDKTAERVGKDLVSQPEVEAELLSTIGTAYFDSGDYPKAKAMYEQALKLSETLFGGTNASVAASLHGLGRVLHEQHELAEAETVKGRALAIRRAVFTNDHPDVAESLISLSDTLQFGGRVVEAEKPAREGLEMWRRLRGRATPDRDVATALNALGTVLSKLDKLAEAESVQREALAMWRQLGEKESPALATALIRLTGVLDVEGKWVEAEELHTQALAMRRKVLGDNHPLVASSFASLAKMFLHHGKPQEAEQMVRDDLANRRRSPPDERMAASLDLLRLILRLEGKPADAEAALREALGIRAGAAGAGNAVAINDLAWDLATSEDPSLRDGQRAVAFAEKAVAATDRKDPRLLDTLAAAYAEFGDFSKAVSAQQEAIALLLSEKEKADYLARVKLYQANVPYRESRTDPYASELASFTTGLLQREKFVEAERPARECLAIREKTQPDSWLTFNARSLLGGTLLGQKKYAEAELFLVSGYAGMKQREDKIPAIGKPRLKETLQRLVQLYEATGQSDKVTEWKQKLTELQKTEK
- a CDS encoding HYR domain-containing protein: MKTHLYTRLVLPSAFKQFVAAGRVLLLISTMAVSFSGLAQVTVTPCGFQTLESFEFGDQSGQNPVGLMQASDGAFYGVTELGGSSGLGTVFKLTPDGTGGYTYRVIHDFSSSDGGNANNAIVQGSDGALYGTTHSSGGSVFKLTPDGTGSYSYTTLHTFSGPDGAYPSRVLQGTDGAFYGMTYSGGDTGDGTVFKVNSDGSGFTVLHNFSGSDGSGPGAITGLAQGSDGAIYGTTENGGIPDDLGTPSGFGTVFKMNPDGTGYTVLWNFGLTEGDGVVPIGAVLGTDGALYGVTGWGGSYGGGTVFKLSKDGTGAYVNQVLHSFNGIDGQTPVSEILGPDGALYGTTDAGGSSGAGTVFKMNSDGSGFMLLHNFSGPDGARPASIPVLGTDGAIYGTTYGAIYGGASFGNGTVFRLGPPDTTQPVITCPANITLGCSINLLTPVSFSATAHDNCDPNPTLSYSPASGAGFPVCTTTVTCTATDSSGNQSRCSFTVTRAALNFTGFLSPIGGADATGGSFANPVRTFKLNSTIPVKFTSACGGAPVVSGIHRLQVIKYSNQTTASDPIDATPTDAATTGDQFRLTSGQWQFNLDTKGTGMSTGIWLLRATLSDGSQHSAWIQIK
- a CDS encoding DUF433 domain-containing protein yields the protein MTPEAPPLRVDEQQVIRVGSTRVTLDTIVAAFQRGDTPEEITRNYDALSLGEVYQAIGYYLAHETEVDAYLERRGVSRAAIQKEVEAQHNPNGTRERLLARRKQPV